One window of the Brevundimonas goettingensis genome contains the following:
- a CDS encoding C40 family peptidase, with protein sequence MTAAAAIEERSWLLRPDLAELGLEGRVRAPLYRAVIPMHGRLPVADISLSADPASERVDQLIFGEVFDVLDADGDRLWGRARRDGVVGWIDRAALDRGAPLATHRVASTTAGLPLNALIHHAWSGVAADDLMPTGTFERDPVAVAERMLGTPHQLGARTSRATDCSGLVQSCLYACGLAGPRRTDEQAELGYAVDRADLKRGDLVLWLKPDSGESWTGHSAFALDGDRLIHATGHAGAVVIEDLAEAEARYAADGFSAPVFRRL encoded by the coding sequence GTGACCGCAGCCGCCGCCATCGAGGAACGCAGCTGGCTCCTTCGGCCCGATCTGGCCGAACTGGGGCTGGAAGGGCGCGTGCGCGCCCCGCTGTACCGCGCGGTCATCCCGATGCACGGCCGCCTGCCGGTCGCCGATATTTCGCTTTCCGCCGACCCCGCTTCCGAACGCGTAGACCAGCTGATCTTCGGCGAGGTCTTCGATGTGCTCGACGCTGACGGCGACCGCCTCTGGGGGCGCGCCCGCCGCGACGGCGTCGTCGGCTGGATCGACCGCGCCGCGCTCGACCGGGGCGCGCCTCTGGCCACCCATCGCGTCGCCTCGACCACCGCCGGCCTGCCGCTGAACGCCCTGATCCATCACGCCTGGTCCGGCGTCGCCGCAGATGACCTGATGCCGACCGGCACGTTCGAGCGCGACCCCGTCGCCGTCGCCGAACGGATGCTGGGGACCCCCCACCAGCTGGGCGCCCGCACATCGCGCGCCACCGACTGCTCTGGTCTGGTCCAGTCCTGCCTCTATGCCTGCGGCCTCGCCGGCCCGCGCCGCACTGACGAACAGGCCGAGCTCGGGTACGCCGTCGACCGCGCCGACCTGAAACGCGGAGACCTCGTCCTCTGGCTCAAGCCCGACAGCGGCGAGAGCTGGACGGGTCATTCCGCCTTCGCCCTGGACGGCGACCGCCTGATCCACGCCACGGGCCACGCCGGAGCGGTGGTCATTGAGGATCTGGCCGAGGCCGAGGCGCGCTACGCCGCCGATGGTTTCTCGGCGCCGGTGTTCCGCCGCCTCTAG